A region of Diceros bicornis minor isolate mBicDic1 chromosome 9, mDicBic1.mat.cur, whole genome shotgun sequence DNA encodes the following proteins:
- the LOC131409896 gene encoding mitochondrial ornithine transporter 1-like isoform X1 yields MKSNPAIQAAIDLTAGAAGGTACVLTGQPFDTMKVKMQTFPGLYRGLTDCCLKTYSQVGFRGFYRGTSPALIANVAENSVLFMCYGFCQQVVRKVVGLDKQARLSTVWSVVKSILRKDGPLGFYHGLSSTLLREVPGYFFVFGGYELSRSFFASGRSKDDLGPVSLMVSGGIGGICLWLAVYPVDCVKSRIQVLSMSGKQAGFLRTFISVVRSEGITALYSGLKPTIIRAFPASGALFLAYEHSRRLMMSQLEAH; encoded by the exons ATGAAGTCCAATCCTGCCATCCAGGCTGCCATTGACCTCACGGCAGGGGCCGCAG GGGGCACAGCCTGCGTCCTGACTGGGCAGCCCTTCGACACCATGAAAGTGAAGATGCAGACGTTCCCTGGCCTGTACAGGGGCCTGACCGACTGCTGCCTGAAGACCTACTCCCAGGTGGGCTTCCGGGGCTTCTACAGGGGGACCAGCCCGGCGCTGATCGCCAACGTCGCCGAGAACTCGGTCCTCTTCATGTGCTACGGCTTCTGCCAGCAGGTGGTGCGGAAAGTGGTTGGATTGGACAAGCAGGCAAGGCTGAG TACAGTGTGGTCTGTTGTGAAGAGCATCCTTAGAAAGGATGGCCCCTTGGGCTTCTACCATGGACTCTCGAGCACTTTACTTCGAGAAGTCCCCGGCTATTTCTTCGTCTTCGGCGGCTATGAACTGAGCCGATCGTTTTTTGCATCCGGGAGATCAAAAGATGACCTAG gcCCTGTCTCTTTGATGGTAAGTGGCGGCATTGGTGGCATCTGCCTCTGGCTTGCTGTATACCCAGTGGATTGTGTAAAATCCAGAATTCAAGTTCTTTCCATGTCTGGGAAACAGGCAGGATTTCTCAGAACCTTTATAAGTGTTGTGAGAAGTGAAG GAATAACAGCCTTATATTCTGGCCTGAAACCTACCATAATCCGAGCGTTCCCTGCCAGTGGGGCACTGTTTTTGGCCTACGAACACAGCAGGAGGTTAATGATGAGCCAGTTGGAAGCTCACTGA